A genomic stretch from Gorilla gorilla gorilla isolate KB3781 chromosome 20, NHGRI_mGorGor1-v2.1_pri, whole genome shotgun sequence includes:
- the CCNE1 gene encoding G1/S-specific cyclin-E1 isoform X4: MPRERRERDAKERDTMKEDGGAEFSARSRKRKANVAVFLQDPDEEMAKIDRTARDQCGSQPWDNNAVCADPCSLIPTPDKEDDERVYPNSTCKPQIIAPSRGSPLPVLSWANREEVWKIMLNKEKTYLRDQHFLEQHPLLQPKMRAILLDWLMEVCEVYKLHRETFYLAQDFFDRYMATQENVVKTLLQLIGISSLFIAAKLEEIYPPKLHQFAYVTDGACSGDEILTMELMIMKLLDLCVLDVDCLEFPYGILAASALYHFSSSELMQKVSGYQWCDIENCVKWMVPFAMVIRETGSSKLKHFRGVADEDAHNIQTHRDSLDLLDKARAKKAMLSEQNRASPLPSGLLTPPQSGKKQSSGPEMA, encoded by the exons ATGCCGAGGGAGCGCAGGGAGCG GGATGCGAAGGAGCGGGACACCATGAAGGAGGACGGCGGCGCGGAGTTCTCGGCTCGCTCCAGGAAGAGGAAGGCAAACGTGGCCGTT TTTTTGCAGGATCCAGATGAAGAAATGGCCAAAATCGACAGGACGGCGAGGGACCAGTGTGGGAGCCAG CCTTGGGACAATAATGCAGTCTGTGCAGACCCCTGCTCCCTGATCCCCACACCTGACAAAGAAGATGATGAGCGGGTTTACCCAAACTCAACGTGCAAGCCTCAGATTATTGCACCATCCAGAGGCTCCCCGCTGCCTGTACTGAG CTGGGCAAATAGAGAGGAAGTCTGGAAAATCATGTTAAACAAGGAAAAGACATACTTAAGGGATCAGCACTTTCTTGAGCAACACCCTCTTCTGCAGCCAAAAATGCGAGCAATTCTTCTGGATTGGTTAATGGAG GTGTGTGAAGTCTATAAACTTCACAGGGAGACCTTTTACTTGGCACAAGATTTCTTTGACCGGTATATGGCGACACAAGAAAATGTTGTAAAAACTCTTTTACAGCTTATTGGgatttcatctttatttattgCAGCCAAACTTGag gaAATCTATCCTCCAAAGTTGCACCAGTTTGCGTATGTGACAGATGGAGCTTGTTCAGGAGATGAAATTCTCACCATGGAATTAATGATTATGAAG CTGTTGGATCTCTGTGTCCTGGATGTTGACTGCCTTGAATTTCCTTATGGTATACTTGCTGCTTCGGCCTTGTATCATTTCTCGTCATCTGAATTGATGCAAAAGGTTTCAG GGTATCAGTGGTGCGACATAGAGAACTGTGTCAAGTGGATGGTTCCATTTGCCATGGTTATAAGGGAGACAGGGAGCTCAAAACTGAAGCACTTCAGGGGCGTCGCTGATGAAGATGCACACAACATACAGACCCACAGAGACAGCTTGGATTTGCTG GACAAAGCCCGAGCAAAGAAAGCCATGTTGTCTGAACAAAATAGGGCTTCTCCTCTCCCCAGTGGGCTCCTCACCCCGCCACAGAGCGGTAAGAAACAGAGCAGCGGGCCGGAAATGGCGTGA
- the CCNE1 gene encoding G1/S-specific cyclin-E1 isoform X1: MPRERRERDAKERDTMKEDGGAEFSARSRKRKANVAVFLQDPDEEMAKIDRTARDQCGSQPWDNNAVCADPCSLIPTPDKEDDERVYPNSTCKPQIIAPSRGSPLPVLSWANREEVWKIMLNKEKTYLRDQHFLEQHPLLQPKMRAILLDWLMEVCEVYKLHRETFYLAQDFFDRYMATQENVVKTLLQLIGISSLFIAAKLEEIYPPKLHQFAYVTDGACSGDEILTMELMIMKALKWRLSPLTIVSWLNVYMQVAYLNDLHEVLLPQYPQQIFIQIAELLDLCVLDVDCLEFPYGILAASALYHFSSSELMQKVSGYQWCDIENCVKWMVPFAMVIRETGSSKLKHFRGVADEDAHNIQTHRDSLDLLDKARAKKAMLSEQNRASPLPSGLLTPPQSGKKQSSGPEMA; the protein is encoded by the exons ATGCCGAGGGAGCGCAGGGAGCG GGATGCGAAGGAGCGGGACACCATGAAGGAGGACGGCGGCGCGGAGTTCTCGGCTCGCTCCAGGAAGAGGAAGGCAAACGTGGCCGTT TTTTTGCAGGATCCAGATGAAGAAATGGCCAAAATCGACAGGACGGCGAGGGACCAGTGTGGGAGCCAG CCTTGGGACAATAATGCAGTCTGTGCAGACCCCTGCTCCCTGATCCCCACACCTGACAAAGAAGATGATGAGCGGGTTTACCCAAACTCAACGTGCAAGCCTCAGATTATTGCACCATCCAGAGGCTCCCCGCTGCCTGTACTGAG CTGGGCAAATAGAGAGGAAGTCTGGAAAATCATGTTAAACAAGGAAAAGACATACTTAAGGGATCAGCACTTTCTTGAGCAACACCCTCTTCTGCAGCCAAAAATGCGAGCAATTCTTCTGGATTGGTTAATGGAG GTGTGTGAAGTCTATAAACTTCACAGGGAGACCTTTTACTTGGCACAAGATTTCTTTGACCGGTATATGGCGACACAAGAAAATGTTGTAAAAACTCTTTTACAGCTTATTGGgatttcatctttatttattgCAGCCAAACTTGag gaAATCTATCCTCCAAAGTTGCACCAGTTTGCGTATGTGACAGATGGAGCTTGTTCAGGAGATGAAATTCTCACCATGGAATTAATGATTATGAAG GCCCTTAAGTGGCGTTTAAGTCCCCTGACTATTGTGTCCTGGCTGAATGTATACATGCAGGTTGCATATCTAAATGACTTACATGAAGTGCTACTGCCGCAGTATCCCCAgcaaatctttatacagattgcagag CTGTTGGATCTCTGTGTCCTGGATGTTGACTGCCTTGAATTTCCTTATGGTATACTTGCTGCTTCGGCCTTGTATCATTTCTCGTCATCTGAATTGATGCAAAAGGTTTCAG GGTATCAGTGGTGCGACATAGAGAACTGTGTCAAGTGGATGGTTCCATTTGCCATGGTTATAAGGGAGACAGGGAGCTCAAAACTGAAGCACTTCAGGGGCGTCGCTGATGAAGATGCACACAACATACAGACCCACAGAGACAGCTTGGATTTGCTG GACAAAGCCCGAGCAAAGAAAGCCATGTTGTCTGAACAAAATAGGGCTTCTCCTCTCCCCAGTGGGCTCCTCACCCCGCCACAGAGCGGTAAGAAACAGAGCAGCGGGCCGGAAATGGCGTGA
- the CCNE1 gene encoding G1/S-specific cyclin-E1 isoform X2, whose protein sequence is MPRERRERDAKERDTMKEDGGAEFSARSRKRKANVAVDPDEEMAKIDRTARDQCGSQPWDNNAVCADPCSLIPTPDKEDDERVYPNSTCKPQIIAPSRGSPLPVLSWANREEVWKIMLNKEKTYLRDQHFLEQHPLLQPKMRAILLDWLMEVCEVYKLHRETFYLAQDFFDRYMATQENVVKTLLQLIGISSLFIAAKLEEIYPPKLHQFAYVTDGACSGDEILTMELMIMKALKWRLSPLTIVSWLNVYMQVAYLNDLHEVLLPQYPQQIFIQIAELLDLCVLDVDCLEFPYGILAASALYHFSSSELMQKVSGYQWCDIENCVKWMVPFAMVIRETGSSKLKHFRGVADEDAHNIQTHRDSLDLLDKARAKKAMLSEQNRASPLPSGLLTPPQSGKKQSSGPEMA, encoded by the exons ATGCCGAGGGAGCGCAGGGAGCG GGATGCGAAGGAGCGGGACACCATGAAGGAGGACGGCGGCGCGGAGTTCTCGGCTCGCTCCAGGAAGAGGAAGGCAAACGTGGCCGTT GATCCAGATGAAGAAATGGCCAAAATCGACAGGACGGCGAGGGACCAGTGTGGGAGCCAG CCTTGGGACAATAATGCAGTCTGTGCAGACCCCTGCTCCCTGATCCCCACACCTGACAAAGAAGATGATGAGCGGGTTTACCCAAACTCAACGTGCAAGCCTCAGATTATTGCACCATCCAGAGGCTCCCCGCTGCCTGTACTGAG CTGGGCAAATAGAGAGGAAGTCTGGAAAATCATGTTAAACAAGGAAAAGACATACTTAAGGGATCAGCACTTTCTTGAGCAACACCCTCTTCTGCAGCCAAAAATGCGAGCAATTCTTCTGGATTGGTTAATGGAG GTGTGTGAAGTCTATAAACTTCACAGGGAGACCTTTTACTTGGCACAAGATTTCTTTGACCGGTATATGGCGACACAAGAAAATGTTGTAAAAACTCTTTTACAGCTTATTGGgatttcatctttatttattgCAGCCAAACTTGag gaAATCTATCCTCCAAAGTTGCACCAGTTTGCGTATGTGACAGATGGAGCTTGTTCAGGAGATGAAATTCTCACCATGGAATTAATGATTATGAAG GCCCTTAAGTGGCGTTTAAGTCCCCTGACTATTGTGTCCTGGCTGAATGTATACATGCAGGTTGCATATCTAAATGACTTACATGAAGTGCTACTGCCGCAGTATCCCCAgcaaatctttatacagattgcagag CTGTTGGATCTCTGTGTCCTGGATGTTGACTGCCTTGAATTTCCTTATGGTATACTTGCTGCTTCGGCCTTGTATCATTTCTCGTCATCTGAATTGATGCAAAAGGTTTCAG GGTATCAGTGGTGCGACATAGAGAACTGTGTCAAGTGGATGGTTCCATTTGCCATGGTTATAAGGGAGACAGGGAGCTCAAAACTGAAGCACTTCAGGGGCGTCGCTGATGAAGATGCACACAACATACAGACCCACAGAGACAGCTTGGATTTGCTG GACAAAGCCCGAGCAAAGAAAGCCATGTTGTCTGAACAAAATAGGGCTTCTCCTCTCCCCAGTGGGCTCCTCACCCCGCCACAGAGCGGTAAGAAACAGAGCAGCGGGCCGGAAATGGCGTGA
- the CCNE1 gene encoding G1/S-specific cyclin-E1 isoform X3: protein MKEDGGAEFSARSRKRKANVAVFLQDPDEEMAKIDRTARDQCGSQPWDNNAVCADPCSLIPTPDKEDDERVYPNSTCKPQIIAPSRGSPLPVLSWANREEVWKIMLNKEKTYLRDQHFLEQHPLLQPKMRAILLDWLMEVCEVYKLHRETFYLAQDFFDRYMATQENVVKTLLQLIGISSLFIAAKLEEIYPPKLHQFAYVTDGACSGDEILTMELMIMKALKWRLSPLTIVSWLNVYMQVAYLNDLHEVLLPQYPQQIFIQIAELLDLCVLDVDCLEFPYGILAASALYHFSSSELMQKVSGYQWCDIENCVKWMVPFAMVIRETGSSKLKHFRGVADEDAHNIQTHRDSLDLLDKARAKKAMLSEQNRASPLPSGLLTPPQSGKKQSSGPEMA, encoded by the exons ATGAAGGAGGACGGCGGCGCGGAGTTCTCGGCTCGCTCCAGGAAGAGGAAGGCAAACGTGGCCGTT TTTTTGCAGGATCCAGATGAAGAAATGGCCAAAATCGACAGGACGGCGAGGGACCAGTGTGGGAGCCAG CCTTGGGACAATAATGCAGTCTGTGCAGACCCCTGCTCCCTGATCCCCACACCTGACAAAGAAGATGATGAGCGGGTTTACCCAAACTCAACGTGCAAGCCTCAGATTATTGCACCATCCAGAGGCTCCCCGCTGCCTGTACTGAG CTGGGCAAATAGAGAGGAAGTCTGGAAAATCATGTTAAACAAGGAAAAGACATACTTAAGGGATCAGCACTTTCTTGAGCAACACCCTCTTCTGCAGCCAAAAATGCGAGCAATTCTTCTGGATTGGTTAATGGAG GTGTGTGAAGTCTATAAACTTCACAGGGAGACCTTTTACTTGGCACAAGATTTCTTTGACCGGTATATGGCGACACAAGAAAATGTTGTAAAAACTCTTTTACAGCTTATTGGgatttcatctttatttattgCAGCCAAACTTGag gaAATCTATCCTCCAAAGTTGCACCAGTTTGCGTATGTGACAGATGGAGCTTGTTCAGGAGATGAAATTCTCACCATGGAATTAATGATTATGAAG GCCCTTAAGTGGCGTTTAAGTCCCCTGACTATTGTGTCCTGGCTGAATGTATACATGCAGGTTGCATATCTAAATGACTTACATGAAGTGCTACTGCCGCAGTATCCCCAgcaaatctttatacagattgcagag CTGTTGGATCTCTGTGTCCTGGATGTTGACTGCCTTGAATTTCCTTATGGTATACTTGCTGCTTCGGCCTTGTATCATTTCTCGTCATCTGAATTGATGCAAAAGGTTTCAG GGTATCAGTGGTGCGACATAGAGAACTGTGTCAAGTGGATGGTTCCATTTGCCATGGTTATAAGGGAGACAGGGAGCTCAAAACTGAAGCACTTCAGGGGCGTCGCTGATGAAGATGCACACAACATACAGACCCACAGAGACAGCTTGGATTTGCTG GACAAAGCCCGAGCAAAGAAAGCCATGTTGTCTGAACAAAATAGGGCTTCTCCTCTCCCCAGTGGGCTCCTCACCCCGCCACAGAGCGGTAAGAAACAGAGCAGCGGGCCGGAAATGGCGTGA